A DNA window from Mauremys reevesii isolate NIE-2019 linkage group 17, ASM1616193v1, whole genome shotgun sequence contains the following coding sequences:
- the HIGD1B gene encoding HIG1 domain family member 1B — translation MVLDESQWVPEREGTVSSKLLQKAGAAPFVPVGIGGFAMVAAYGLYRLKARGKMKMSVHLIHTRMAAQACVVGAIMLGATYTMYQDYLLKPAAGRAQK, via the exons ATGGTTCTGGACGAAAGCCAGTGGGTCCCTGAGCGCGAAGGCACCGTCTCCTCCAAGCTCCTGCAGAAGGCGGGTGCGGCCCCATTCGTGCCTGTTG GCATCGGGGGCTTTGCCATGGTGGCCGCTTATGGCCTCTACAGACTGAAGGCCAGAGGAAAGATGAAGATGTCTGTGCACCTGATCCACACCCGCATGGCTGCCCAAGCCTGCGTGGTTGGAGCCATCATGCTGG GTGCAACCTACACAATGTACCAAGACTACCTGCTGAAACCGGCTGCAGGCAGAGCCCAGAAATAG